AGTATCTGCGGATTTGGTTTCGCATACCGCGGCGCACAACGAGGTGGGCCGTTAGCCAGCTAGCTGAAAGTGTGGAGAAGATGGCACTGGGGACCGTCAAGTGGTTCAACGCCGAAAAGGGCTACGGCTTCATCACCGTCGACAGCTCCGGGGACGACGTCTTCGTGCACTGGTCCGCGATCAACGGCGAGGGCTACCGCGCCCTCACCGAGGGCCAGCGGGTGGAGCTCGAAATCGGCGAAGGCGACAAGGGCCCGCAGGCCGAAAGCGTCCGGCCCGCCTAGTGTCATTCTCCGCTGCCGTACCCGCCCCGACGAGCCCGGACCGCCGGCCGTCCGCCAGGCGGCTCCGCCGCGCGGCGGCTGCCGGCCTGGCAGCAGCCGTGGCGCTCAGTGCGTGCGCCGGGCCCACCGGCAACGCCCGGGTGGACGCCGCCGACGCCAGCGGGGACGGCACCTTGCGGATCGGCCTGATCCTGGACAACACCGGCAAACAAAGCTTCCTGAACGCCCCCCAGCTCGCGGCGGCAAAGCTGGCGGTCAAGGAGATCAACGCGGCGGGCGGCCACAAGGGCAGGCCCGTGGAACTGCTGCCGGAATCGATCGGCACGGATACGGCGTCCCAGGCCAAGAACCTTGTGGCGGCCAAGGCCGACGTCGTGATCGGACCGACCGACTCCAGCCGGGCCGCCGACGCCATTGACGTGCTCTCCCGGGCCAAGGTCGCCCTCATTTCCCCGGCCAACGCAGCACCGGGGCTCAGCAAGTACAAGAGCGGCGGCTACTACTTCCGGACCGCCGCCGCGGACATCGCGCAGGCTTCCGTGCTCGTTAAGCTCGCCAAGGACGGCGGCGCCAAGTCGATCGCCGTGCTGCACGAGGAGGGCAGCTACGGCAAGGAAGTCTCCGTGGCCGTCTCCGCTGCCGCGAAGGCCGCCGCCCTCGGTACCTCGGTCGACGCCGAGTTCACGGCCGGCCACGCGCAGCAGGCGGCGGCGGCAGCCAAGGCGGCCTCCCCGGACGCCGTCGTGCTGGTGGCCCGGGACGGCGCCCAAGGCGCCATCGCCGAGCTCAATAACGCGGGCCTGGCCGGAAACAAGCTCGTCCTTAGCGACGGCGCCGTCAACCAGTACGGCCACGGCCTCGGCTCCAGGGCCCTGGACGGCGCCCGCGGGGTGCTCCCCGGCACCTTCCCCTCCGCACACTTCCAGGCCGAACTCGTGGCCGTCGACCCCGGCCTGAAGGACATGGCCTTCGCCGCCGAGACGTACGACGCCGTCAACCTCGCCGCCATCGCCGCTGCCGCCGCGGAGGACGACGCCGGGACCTCGATCGCCTCGAGGCTCATTGCCGTCTCCGGCGGGACGGCCGGTGCCGCAGGAACGGCGTCCGGCGAGGCCGAGGCCTGCGGGTCCTACCAGGACTGCGTGGCAGCCCTCCGCGCCGGCAAGCGCCCCGACTACAACGGGCAGTCCGGGCCTATCAACTTCGACGCCAACGGCGACGTCACCGCCGCCGCCTACATGGTCTACAGCTACGGCTCCGACAACAACGCCAAGATGACCGGCAGCGAAACCGCCCGCAGCGCCGGCTCCTGATCGCTGGTAGCGAAGAGCGCACCGTGGCGGCGGGGCCGGGGGCGGCCACTGCTTGCACTCTCCCCGGGGGAGTGCTAATTATTGACTTAGCACTCCCGCGTATTGACTGCTAACACGACGCCCGGTTCGGCCGGCTGCGACGTGGCGGCGGGATCACCGGGGGCGAGAGAAACACCTGGCTGGGGTGAGATCCCCGGCCCGGCGGCATACAGAGGCTGCCGGGCAGGAATCGTCCGTCGCGGGCACCACGGCCAAGGTTCATTCTTAACGACTGTCCCGAAAGGACTACTGCCGTTATGGCCAAGATCATTGCATTTGATGAAGAGGCACGCCGCGGTCTTGAGCGGGGCCTGAACATCCTCGCCGACGCCGTCAAGGTCACCCTCGGCCCGCGTGGACGCAACGTCGTCCTCGAAAAGAAGTGGGGCGCCCCCACGATCACCAACGATGGTGTTTCCATCGCCAAGGAGATCGAGCTGGACGACCCGTACGAGAAGATCGGCGCCGAGCTGGTCAAGGAAGTTGCCAAGAAGACGGACGACGTCGCCGGTGACGGTACCACCACCGCCACCGTGCTGGCCCAGGCTCTGGTCAAGGAAGGCCTGCGCAACGTCGCGGCCGGCGCTGACCCGCTGTCCCTCAAGCGCGGCATCGAGAAGGCTGTCGAGGCGGTCACCCGCGAACTCCTGGCTTCCGCCAAGGAAATCGAGACCAAGGAAGAGATCGCCGCCACCGCGTCCATTTCCGCCGGTGACAACGAAATTGGCGCCCTGATTGCCGAAGCCCTGGATAAGGTCGGCAAGGAAGGCGTCATCACGGTCGAGGAGTCCAACACCTTCGGCCTCGAGCTGGAACTCACCGAGGGCATGCGCTTCGACAAGGGCTACATCTCGGCCTACTTCGTCACCGACGCAGAGCGCCAGGAAACGGTCCTCGAGGATCCGTACATCCTGATCGTCAACTCCAAGATCTCCAACGTCAAGGAACTGGTTGCGGTCCTCGAAAAGGTCATGCAGTCCAACAAGCCGCTGCTGATCATTGCCGAGGACATCGAAGGCGAGGCCCTGGCCACCCTGATCGTCAACAAGATCCGCGGCACCTTCAAGTCCGTTGCCGTCAAGGCTCCGGGCTTCGGCGACCGCCGCAAGGCCCAGCTGGCCGACATCGCCATCCTCACCGGTGGCCAGGTCATCTCCGAGGAAGTCGGCCTCAAGCTTGAGACCGCCGGCCTCGAACTGCTCGGCAAGGCCCGCAAGGTTGTTGTCACCAAGGACGAGACCACCATCGTCGAA
The nucleotide sequence above comes from Arthrobacter sp. KBS0702. Encoded proteins:
- a CDS encoding cold-shock protein gives rise to the protein MALGTVKWFNAEKGYGFITVDSSGDDVFVHWSAINGEGYRALTEGQRVELEIGEGDKGPQAESVRPA
- the groL gene encoding chaperonin GroEL (60 kDa chaperone family; promotes refolding of misfolded polypeptides especially under stressful conditions; forms two stacked rings of heptamers to form a barrel-shaped 14mer; ends can be capped by GroES; misfolded proteins enter the barrel where they are refolded when GroES binds) produces the protein MAKIIAFDEEARRGLERGLNILADAVKVTLGPRGRNVVLEKKWGAPTITNDGVSIAKEIELDDPYEKIGAELVKEVAKKTDDVAGDGTTTATVLAQALVKEGLRNVAAGADPLSLKRGIEKAVEAVTRELLASAKEIETKEEIAATASISAGDNEIGALIAEALDKVGKEGVITVEESNTFGLELELTEGMRFDKGYISAYFVTDAERQETVLEDPYILIVNSKISNVKELVAVLEKVMQSNKPLLIIAEDIEGEALATLIVNKIRGTFKSVAVKAPGFGDRRKAQLADIAILTGGQVISEEVGLKLETAGLELLGKARKVVVTKDETTIVEGAGDADQIAGRVSQIRAEIENSDSDYDREKLQERLAKLAGGVAVIKAGAATEVELKERKHRIEDAVRNAKAAVEEGIVAGGGVALIQAGAKAFANLQLEGDEATGANIVRVAIDAPLKQIAFNAGLEPGVVVDKVRGLPAGHGLNAATGEYVDLLAAGINDPVKVTRSALQNAASIAGLFLTTEAVVADKPEKAGAQMGGGDDMGGMGGMGGF
- a CDS encoding ABC transporter substrate-binding protein — encoded protein: MSFSAAVPAPTSPDRRPSARRLRRAAAAGLAAAVALSACAGPTGNARVDAADASGDGTLRIGLILDNTGKQSFLNAPQLAAAKLAVKEINAAGGHKGRPVELLPESIGTDTASQAKNLVAAKADVVIGPTDSSRAADAIDVLSRAKVALISPANAAPGLSKYKSGGYYFRTAAADIAQASVLVKLAKDGGAKSIAVLHEEGSYGKEVSVAVSAAAKAAALGTSVDAEFTAGHAQQAAAAAKAASPDAVVLVARDGAQGAIAELNNAGLAGNKLVLSDGAVNQYGHGLGSRALDGARGVLPGTFPSAHFQAELVAVDPGLKDMAFAAETYDAVNLAAIAAAAAEDDAGTSIASRLIAVSGGTAGAAGTASGEAEACGSYQDCVAALRAGKRPDYNGQSGPINFDANGDVTAAAYMVYSYGSDNNAKMTGSETARSAGS